Genomic segment of Gloeocapsa sp. PCC 7428:
GCAAAGCGCACACTACGTGAACGCACATTCTCCACTCTTTCTTCTTTGTGTCCTACCCTACGGGAAGCCGCTGACGCGTCTATGCGTCTTTGTGGTTCGTTCTCCGCCTTAACAATCGCCTCACCAATCGGATGTTCTGAATAAGCCTCCAACGCCGCCGCTAAATGCAACACCTCCGCTTCTGTCACCCCATCCGCCGGAATCACCCCTACAACCTGTAACTTTCCCTTCGTCAAAGTACCCGTTTTGTCAAACGCGATCGCTCTCACTTTTCCCATCATTTCCAACTGCGCGCCACTTTTAAACAAAATCCCTTGACGCGCCCCATTTGCAATTCCTGATAATAAAGTAGGCATAATCGCCGCCATCAAAGCACACGGCGACGCCACGACTAAAAAAATCAAAGCGCGATAAATCGTTGTTTCCCAACTCCAACCCCAAATCAACGGCGGTAAAATTGCCAGTAGAATTCCACACACCACAATTACCCGTGCATATCCGCGTTCAAAGCGTTCGATAAATAACTGCGATGGCGGGGCTTCGGTTTGCGCTTGTTTGACAAGTTGAATCACGCGCTGAATTAAACTACTTTCGGGTGGCTGATGAACTCGTAATTGCAATGCACCATAACCATTCAGCGTACCGGCGAAAACTTCATCACCCACTGTTTTTTCTACTGGTAGTGATTCTCCGGTGATTGCCGCTTCATTGAGCGTCGTGTAACCTTCAACAATAATGCCATCTGTGGGAATCAGTTCTCCAGGTTTTACCAAAATGCGGTTCCCCACTTCTAATTTCGTCACTGGAATTATTTGTTCTTGCCCGTGCAACAATACTCTTGCAGTATCCGCACTCAAACTCATCAAGCTACGAATATCGCGTTCGGTACGCTGCATTGCATAACCTTCTAACGCACCACTAATGGCAAAGATTAATATTAATACTGCCCCATCAACAATCAAGTAATACTCGCGTCGCCATAAACCTAATCCTGCTGCGCCTAACGCGGCGACAATCATCAGTAAGTCAACATCGAGTTCTCTTTCTTGCCATAAAGTTGTCAATCCTTCCCGCGCGCTTTCGTAACCGCCAATTACATACGCTGCGCACAGAAGTAACAATCCTAAACCCAGCCAACCCCAGTACAACGATAACCAACCGCAGAATAACAGAACGCCACAGGCGATCGCAGCGAGTGCATCGGGATGTTCTCTCAGTGTTTTGAGGCGAGGAATTGCAAAGGAATGAGCCATCACAGTAGTCATCGAATCAGGCGACTACCCTACGCTAAACCTTAACATTAATGTCAATGTCAAGCTTTAATTTCAATAAATAGCGACGTTGTTCATGTAAAGATACTTAAATATGTCAATTTTGATATAATAATTTGAGATGAACGATGCTAACAAACCACTGGTGCGGCTGAGTGGTGAGGTGAAAACACCACCCTTCTCATCTGAGGCTCGCATTGAAGTTGGGTTTTTGTTACGTAAACTCCAGAATGGAGAGACATTATCGTTACCACATTCGCGCCCGATGCCTAGTATCGGTTCTCACTGCCATGAATTAAGAATTACAGACTTCAATAAAGAGTGGCGAATTATTTATCGCCTTGATGAAGATGCAATTGTAATTATAGAGGTTTTCCAAAAAACGACACAAAAAACACCATCTTCAGTGATTCAAAATTGCAAAAAGCGACTCAAGCGGTATGACGAAATATAAGAAA
This window contains:
- a CDS encoding type II toxin-antitoxin system RelE/ParE family toxin; this translates as MNDANKPLVRLSGEVKTPPFSSEARIEVGFLLRKLQNGETLSLPHSRPMPSIGSHCHELRITDFNKEWRIIYRLDEDAIVIIEVFQKTTQKTPSSVIQNCKKRLKRYDEI
- a CDS encoding heavy metal translocating P-type ATPase; this translates as MAHSFAIPRLKTLREHPDALAAIACGVLLFCGWLSLYWGWLGLGLLLLCAAYVIGGYESAREGLTTLWQERELDVDLLMIVAALGAAGLGLWRREYYLIVDGAVLILIFAISGALEGYAMQRTERDIRSLMSLSADTARVLLHGQEQIIPVTKLEVGNRILVKPGELIPTDGIIVEGYTTLNEAAITGESLPVEKTVGDEVFAGTLNGYGALQLRVHQPPESSLIQRVIQLVKQAQTEAPPSQLFIERFERGYARVIVVCGILLAILPPLIWGWSWETTIYRALIFLVVASPCALMAAIMPTLLSGIANGARQGILFKSGAQLEMMGKVRAIAFDKTGTLTKGKLQVVGVIPADGVTEAEVLHLAAALEAYSEHPIGEAIVKAENEPQRRIDASAASRRVGHKEERVENVRSRSVRFAHSHPGLGISGEVDDREVLVGKASFVCEKSPFSQSRLGKLSQQLEAQGKTVVWVARENQVLGIIAVADTVRSQAFQIVAHLKHLGVEQVVMLTGDNERTARNIAEDIGIDRVYAGLLPEDKVNVIRDLQKQYQTVAMVGDGINDAPALAQASVGIAMGAAGSDVALETADIVLMADRLDKLVAAIRLGRRSQSIVKQNIVFALGFIVLLLIANFAGNITLPLGVIGHEGSTVIVTLSGLRLLRN